From one Triticum aestivum cultivar Chinese Spring chromosome 4B, IWGSC CS RefSeq v2.1, whole genome shotgun sequence genomic stretch:
- the LOC123091312 gene encoding RING-H2 finger protein ATL74-like, whose translation MSTAGGPSGTTASQHGGGGGGGGGGGGCCSSSGTLELVAAFTAVCLALYGVILYLNYLYVRWSGRDGVHRTGSSTAAGPARKRAGGGGLDKAALAAMPVVRFKAEARGDGSEVREECAVCLSAMQDGDAVRALPGCRHAFHVGCVDVWLCAHATCPVCRARPALPVPAANDGSRRAETAGREPVLESPV comes from the coding sequence ATGTCGACGGCGGGAGGCCCGTCAGGGACGACGGCGTCGCagcacgggggcggcggcggggggggggggggggggggggggtgctgcaGCTCCAGCGGGACGCTGGAGCTCGTGGCGGCGTTCACGGCGGTGTGCCTCGCACTCTACGGGGTGATACTATACCTCAACTACCTATACGTACGGTGGAGCGGGCGGGACGGCGTGCATCGGACGGGATCCAGCACGGCAGCCGGGCCGGCGAGGAAGAGGGCCGGCGGAGGGGGGCTCGACAAGGCGGCGCTGGCAGCCATGCCGGTGGTCAGATTCAAGGCGGAGGCGCGTGGCGACGGCAGCGAGGTAAGGGAGGAGTGCGCGGTGTGCCTGAGCGCCATGCAGGACGGCGACGCGGTACGCGCCCTGCCCGGGTGCAGGCACGCGTTCCATGTCGGCTGCGTCGATGTCTGGCTCTGCGCGCACGCCACCTGCCCCGTCTGCCGCGCGCGCCCTGCTCTCCCGGTTCCGGCAGCGAACGACGGCTCCAGGAGGGCGGAGACGGCCGGACGGGAGCCGGTCCTGGAGAGCCCGGTATAG